One genomic region from Sorangium aterium encodes:
- a CDS encoding sensor histidine kinase — protein MRPLVALAYYPLWAAAVTVAVTALRLGRNVGRGLVALCFFLAFWVTGLILLETDGTLALAEHVLPSGIIVAAGLAHAYTDVAGASRRPVALAYAVSAAVALLGAVDPRLFYGPAARSPGPLFFPLSVVMAVAWVVVAVHIGRAALAARGLQRRRIAALFFGSVLATLGGGFVVGLRVLRLGDVLLGAPLLLLAILLVAYAVLIGELGRSRRVFAQGLAYAGLTALVSTLGLVVFFKVLPGLAPGGGASLGWLAFVVFLAALPSDPLRMLVVEHLGRRLFSRPIGVRDLADEIERVEVRADQAERLAELGRLASAVAHEIRNPLGVIAAQAKLLERQGIRPETVASLRAQVDRARRFLDDLLRYSRPRPLEVSEVDVLSTLRLAASQVRQIVGEGAPPIEVASESGGSIFVEADRGAFLDVATALLQNAAIALDGSPEGRIRAVVTRGEGGFVVVRVEDNGPGVPAEIEAMLFQPFVTGRGRDAKHPGTGLGLAVAARWLERHGGALRHERAPGGGARFEARWPERAAEAAG, from the coding sequence GTGAGACCCCTGGTCGCTCTCGCGTACTACCCGCTCTGGGCCGCTGCCGTCACCGTCGCTGTCACCGCGCTGCGGCTCGGGCGCAATGTGGGCCGCGGCCTCGTCGCCCTCTGCTTCTTCCTCGCCTTCTGGGTCACAGGGCTCATCCTGCTCGAGACCGACGGCACGCTCGCCCTCGCCGAGCACGTCCTCCCGAGCGGGATCATCGTCGCCGCGGGCCTCGCCCACGCCTACACCGACGTCGCCGGCGCCTCGCGCCGCCCCGTCGCCCTGGCGTACGCCGTGAGCGCCGCGGTCGCGCTGCTCGGGGCCGTGGACCCGCGCCTCTTCTACGGTCCTGCGGCCCGCTCGCCGGGACCGCTGTTCTTCCCGCTCTCGGTCGTCATGGCCGTCGCCTGGGTCGTGGTCGCCGTTCACATCGGGCGCGCCGCGCTCGCGGCCCGGGGGCTCCAGCGGCGGCGCATCGCTGCGCTCTTCTTCGGCAGCGTGCTCGCGACGCTCGGGGGCGGGTTCGTCGTGGGGCTGCGCGTGCTCCGGCTGGGCGACGTGCTCCTCGGCGCGCCGCTCCTGCTCCTCGCCATCCTGCTCGTGGCCTACGCCGTGCTCATCGGCGAGCTGGGCCGCTCCCGCCGCGTCTTCGCGCAGGGGCTCGCCTACGCCGGCCTGACGGCGCTCGTCTCGACGCTCGGGCTCGTTGTCTTCTTCAAGGTCCTGCCCGGGCTCGCGCCGGGCGGCGGCGCGTCGCTCGGCTGGCTCGCCTTCGTCGTCTTCCTCGCCGCGCTCCCGTCCGACCCGCTGCGCATGCTCGTCGTGGAGCACCTCGGGCGCCGGCTTTTCTCGAGGCCCATCGGCGTCCGCGACCTCGCCGACGAGATCGAGCGCGTCGAGGTGCGCGCCGACCAGGCCGAGCGGCTCGCCGAGCTCGGCCGCCTCGCGAGCGCGGTCGCGCACGAGATCCGCAATCCGCTCGGGGTCATCGCCGCGCAGGCGAAGCTGCTCGAGCGGCAGGGCATAAGGCCCGAGACCGTGGCGTCGCTGCGCGCCCAGGTCGACCGGGCGAGGCGCTTCCTCGACGATCTCCTCCGCTACAGCCGCCCGAGGCCGCTCGAGGTGAGCGAGGTCGACGTGCTCTCCACGCTGCGGCTCGCGGCGAGCCAGGTCCGGCAGATCGTCGGCGAGGGCGCGCCGCCCATCGAGGTGGCGTCCGAGTCAGGCGGGTCGATCTTCGTCGAGGCCGACCGCGGGGCGTTCCTCGACGTCGCGACGGCGCTGCTGCAGAACGCGGCCATCGCGCTCGACGGGAGCCCCGAGGGGCGGATCCGGGCGGTGGTCACGCGCGGCGAGGGCGGCTTCGTTGTCGTGCGCGTGGAAGACAACGGCCCTGGGGTGCCGGCCGAGATCGAGGCGATGCTGTTCCAGCCGTTCGTGACGGGGCGGGGGCGAGACGCGAAGCACCCGGGCACGGGCCTCGGCCTGGCCGTCGCGGCGCGCTGGCTGGAGCGGCACGGGGGAGCGCTGCGCCACGAGCGCGCCCCGGGGGGCGGCGCGCGTTTCGAGGCGCGGTGGCCCGAGAGGGCGGCGGAGGCGGCGGGGTGA
- a CDS encoding carboxymuconolactone decarboxylase family protein — translation MGDQVYPLQSKETSQKRHDLAPEPDEAFREFSKRVFAEGALPAKVKQLIAVAVAHVTQCPYCIRGHTQGALRHGASEQEIMEAIWVAAEMRAGGAFAHSVIAIAAMGEPPTR, via the coding sequence ATGGGAGACCAGGTGTACCCGCTGCAATCGAAGGAGACCTCGCAGAAACGGCACGATCTGGCGCCCGAGCCGGACGAGGCCTTCCGCGAGTTCAGCAAGCGCGTGTTCGCCGAGGGCGCCCTGCCGGCGAAGGTGAAGCAGCTCATCGCCGTCGCCGTGGCGCACGTCACGCAGTGCCCGTATTGCATCCGTGGCCACACCCAGGGCGCGCTTCGACACGGAGCGAGTGAGCAGGAGATCATGGAGGCCATCTGGGTCGCAGCCGAGATGCGCGCGGGCGGCGCGTTCGCGCACTCGGTCATCGCGATCGCCGCGATGGGGGAGCCGCCGACCCGATAG
- a CDS encoding cytochrome P450 translates to MTPETIDILDPDLYLAGAPHDRFEILRREAPVYWHPEPAGRGFWAITRHADVARISRDPAAFCSGRGLFIEDLPPGDMRDNPDVMIMMDPPRHGRFRALVSKGFTPRVIQRLESHVRELVTRLIDDACERGGCDFTSDIAGKLPLAVILEMLGVPREDQEQMLDWTTRFFGASDPAYGVTPEELNAVLHNMNAYAHQLAEQRRKEPKDDMLSLLMAAEVDGEKLSYTEFGGFFNLLLTAGHDTTKNLISNGMLALLEHPDQRRRLLDDPSLLPTAIEEMLRFTPPVYYFRRSAVRDTEIGGQRIAAGDKVVLWYVSANRDEAVFSDPHKFDVGRTPNEHLSFGIGPHVCLGLVLARLEARVAFEELLRRLPDLELAGPAVRLRSNWVSGVKAMPVRCARPAR, encoded by the coding sequence ATGACCCCTGAAACCATCGATATCCTCGATCCGGACCTCTACCTCGCTGGTGCGCCGCACGATCGCTTCGAGATCCTCCGCCGGGAGGCGCCCGTCTACTGGCACCCCGAGCCGGCGGGCAGGGGCTTCTGGGCGATCACGCGGCACGCCGACGTCGCCCGCATCTCGCGCGATCCGGCCGCGTTCTGCTCGGGGCGCGGCCTCTTCATCGAGGATCTCCCGCCGGGGGACATGCGCGACAACCCCGATGTCATGATCATGATGGATCCGCCCAGGCACGGCCGGTTCCGGGCGCTGGTCAGCAAGGGGTTCACGCCCCGTGTCATCCAGCGCCTCGAAAGCCACGTGCGGGAGCTCGTGACGAGGCTCATCGACGACGCCTGCGAGCGCGGCGGGTGCGACTTCACCAGCGACATCGCGGGCAAGCTGCCGCTCGCCGTGATCCTCGAGATGCTCGGCGTCCCCCGCGAGGATCAGGAGCAGATGCTCGACTGGACGACGCGGTTCTTCGGGGCCAGCGATCCCGCCTATGGCGTCACGCCCGAGGAGCTGAACGCCGTGCTCCACAACATGAACGCCTATGCGCACCAGCTCGCCGAGCAGCGACGGAAAGAGCCCAAGGACGACATGTTGAGCCTGCTCATGGCCGCCGAGGTGGACGGCGAGAAGCTCTCCTACACGGAGTTCGGCGGCTTCTTCAACTTGCTGCTCACCGCCGGCCACGACACCACGAAGAACCTCATCTCCAACGGGATGCTCGCGCTCCTCGAGCACCCCGACCAGCGCCGGCGCCTGCTCGACGATCCCTCGCTCCTCCCGACCGCCATCGAGGAGATGCTGCGCTTCACGCCGCCGGTCTATTACTTCCGTCGCTCCGCGGTGCGGGACACCGAGATAGGCGGGCAGCGGATCGCGGCCGGGGACAAGGTGGTGCTGTGGTACGTCTCGGCCAACCGCGATGAGGCGGTCTTCAGCGATCCGCACAAATTCGATGTCGGCCGGACGCCCAACGAGCACCTCTCCTTCGGCATCGGCCCCCACGTGTGCCTGGGCCTCGTGCTCGCGCGCCTGGAAGCGCGGGTCGCCTTCGAGGAGCTCCTGCGCAGGCTCCCCGATCTCGAGCTCGCCGGGCCGGCGGTGCGGCTCCGCTCGAACTGGGTGAGCGGCGTGAAAGCGATGCCGGTCCGGTGCGCGCGCCCCGCCAGGTAG
- a CDS encoding DNA-3-methyladenine glycosylase family protein — MRTPFRLALTVAALQRRPENPVDTWSADRRYLRAFDTARGPVAWAVTEEAGGTRLRVELFGDVHDPRRWRGLVTRLLGTDIDLVPFYARAERLPAVAALAARFRGVKPPRFASLWEAIVNSVVFQQLSLAAAMAAVRRLVLRFASPVDLAGQRLFPFPPPEVVASSTPHDLRTLGLSGAKADALRTCARMIAAGELREEELEALANGEIERRLRELPGIGPWTASVILLRGFRRLDVFPGGDVAAARGLGAIAGEHGGELVEALGPYRGMLYFHLLLSSLAAHRSGPSRLASRMARPTSQ; from the coding sequence GTGAGGACGCCCTTCCGCCTCGCGCTCACCGTTGCCGCGCTTCAGAGGCGCCCCGAGAACCCGGTCGACACGTGGTCCGCGGATCGCCGCTACCTGCGGGCGTTCGACACCGCGCGCGGCCCGGTGGCCTGGGCGGTGACCGAGGAGGCAGGCGGGACGCGGCTCCGCGTCGAGCTCTTCGGGGACGTCCACGATCCGAGGAGGTGGCGCGGCCTGGTTACCCGGCTGCTCGGGACCGACATCGATCTGGTGCCATTCTACGCGCGAGCGGAGCGGTTGCCCGCCGTCGCCGCGCTCGCGGCGCGGTTCCGCGGGGTCAAGCCTCCACGCTTTGCCTCGCTCTGGGAGGCGATCGTGAACTCGGTGGTCTTCCAGCAGCTCAGCCTGGCAGCGGCGATGGCGGCGGTGCGACGCCTCGTGCTTCGGTTCGCGAGCCCCGTCGACCTCGCGGGGCAGCGGCTGTTCCCGTTCCCTCCGCCCGAGGTCGTGGCGAGCTCGACCCCGCACGATCTGCGCACCCTCGGCCTGAGCGGAGCGAAGGCGGACGCGCTGCGGACATGCGCGCGGATGATCGCGGCGGGCGAGCTGCGGGAGGAGGAGCTCGAAGCACTGGCCAATGGTGAAATCGAGCGGCGCCTGCGCGAGCTTCCGGGCATCGGGCCCTGGACCGCGTCGGTCATCCTGCTCCGTGGCTTTCGCCGGCTCGATGTCTTTCCGGGCGGAGACGTGGCGGCCGCTCGCGGCCTCGGCGCCATCGCCGGCGAGCACGGGGGCGAGCTCGTCGAGGCACTCGGTCCCTATCGCGGGATGTTGTACTTCCATCTGTTGCTGAGCTCGCTGGCTGCGCACCGGTCCGGGCCATCCCGCCTGGCCAGCCGGATGGCCCGCCCGACGTCGCAGTAG
- a CDS encoding proprotein convertase P-domain-containing protein, whose product MKSSDFISSSAALGAAALILAGCGANEGDGLGKARLAVGQELASEAEPNGTALQANAISSDTVVRANLVPDGDADLFSFQAPAGSRVYAAVMSASSTASQDADLDILDQDGTTVLETDVFNGSFGGLSPSIAGTPLATAGTYYARVRVPSATVQVRPYDLHLKVQSGVPIAEVEPNDTTPQALPATGWIAGTHSGATDVDSYSLSLNAGDTLFASLDQDPTRDLTQFAAALAIGPFGSGFDIQVDNQAGPVETPYSDAIFATVKSAGTYRVTVTGSVTAGDYGLSVSVHPAAPSVGCTTYDSANVPRDILFGAPTTSFIDVPGAPRIGDLNVSVRLSHPMPPDVDVYLVSPAGNTNGLFTDIGSRTYPNLELTIDDEAAFPAGHFTLLNGMMVQPELDYRLHWFDGENAGGRWTLTLRDDTDNSNNLGVLSAWSLTICDAPIPAPSCSSGDAPAALLSADFEGGAQGFTHAGTADAWAVGTPSAAPIATCNGGTQCWKTNLSGVYNASSNQDLVSPPIDLSGVQAPIQLRWAMKYQLDDASSDYGWVEIREVGGANARRLWEFLDASMTTTVGSSNLVLQESAGWGTHYADISGYAGKRVEVVFHLDSDAIVQLAGLAIDDVSVLGCPRSGTGEGGGTGGGSTTGESGATGSGGGGAGTGGATATGGAVTSGASTTGEGGATGSGGGGAGVGGAAAGSGGSTTGEGGATGSGAGGAATGGATAVSGAGTSGGSTTGEGGATGSGAGGAGTGTPASGTGAGASSNGDPSASSDTTGGCGCRFVGGDEPPWPWPAALALIALVRMRCKRLRSQSS is encoded by the coding sequence GTGAAAAGCAGCGATTTCATCAGCTCGTCCGCTGCGCTGGGGGCGGCGGCGTTGATCCTCGCCGGCTGCGGCGCAAACGAAGGCGACGGCCTTGGCAAAGCACGACTGGCTGTCGGACAGGAACTCGCCTCGGAGGCGGAGCCCAACGGGACGGCGTTGCAGGCGAACGCCATCTCCAGCGACACGGTCGTGCGCGCCAACCTCGTTCCGGACGGCGATGCGGATCTCTTCTCGTTCCAGGCGCCCGCCGGGAGCCGTGTCTACGCGGCCGTGATGTCCGCGTCTTCCACCGCGTCGCAGGACGCCGACCTCGACATCCTCGATCAGGACGGCACAACAGTGCTGGAGACCGACGTCTTCAACGGGTCGTTCGGGGGCTTGTCGCCGAGCATCGCGGGCACGCCCCTCGCGACCGCAGGAACGTACTACGCGCGCGTGCGCGTGCCCTCCGCGACCGTCCAGGTGCGCCCCTACGACCTCCACCTCAAGGTGCAGAGCGGCGTGCCCATAGCGGAGGTCGAGCCGAACGACACGACACCGCAGGCGCTCCCCGCGACCGGCTGGATCGCTGGCACGCACAGCGGCGCGACCGATGTCGACAGCTACTCGCTCTCCCTCAACGCCGGCGACACCCTCTTCGCGAGCCTCGATCAGGACCCGACGCGCGACCTCACGCAGTTCGCCGCCGCGCTCGCGATCGGCCCCTTCGGGTCCGGGTTCGACATCCAGGTGGACAATCAAGCCGGGCCTGTCGAGACACCGTACTCGGACGCCATCTTCGCGACGGTGAAATCAGCGGGTACCTACAGGGTGACGGTGACGGGCTCGGTGACGGCGGGTGATTACGGGCTCAGCGTGAGCGTGCATCCTGCGGCGCCGAGCGTGGGGTGCACCACGTACGACAGCGCGAACGTGCCCAGGGACATCCTCTTCGGCGCGCCCACGACGTCGTTCATCGACGTCCCGGGCGCGCCCCGTATCGGTGACCTGAACGTGAGCGTCCGGCTCAGCCATCCCATGCCTCCCGACGTGGACGTGTACCTCGTCTCGCCGGCCGGCAACACCAACGGTCTATTCACCGATATCGGCAGCAGGACCTACCCGAACCTCGAACTCACGATCGACGACGAGGCTGCGTTCCCGGCCGGACACTTCACCCTGCTGAACGGCATGATGGTGCAGCCGGAGCTCGACTACCGCTTGCACTGGTTCGATGGGGAGAACGCTGGAGGCCGGTGGACGCTCACGCTCCGGGACGATACGGACAACTCGAACAACCTCGGCGTGTTGTCCGCGTGGAGCCTCACGATCTGCGACGCGCCGATCCCCGCGCCCTCGTGCTCTAGCGGCGACGCCCCGGCCGCCCTGCTGTCAGCGGACTTCGAGGGCGGCGCGCAGGGTTTCACGCACGCCGGCACGGCCGACGCGTGGGCGGTCGGCACACCGAGCGCCGCGCCGATCGCGACGTGCAACGGCGGGACGCAATGCTGGAAGACGAACCTCTCCGGCGTGTACAACGCGAGCTCGAATCAGGATCTCGTCTCCCCGCCGATCGACCTGTCCGGGGTGCAGGCGCCCATCCAGCTCCGCTGGGCGATGAAGTACCAGCTCGACGACGCGTCCTCGGATTACGGATGGGTGGAGATCCGAGAGGTCGGGGGTGCGAACGCCAGACGCCTCTGGGAGTTCCTCGACGCATCGATGACCACGACCGTCGGTAGCTCCAACCTGGTGCTCCAGGAGAGCGCGGGATGGGGCACGCACTACGCCGACATCAGCGGATACGCCGGAAAGCGAGTCGAGGTGGTATTCCACCTCGACAGCGACGCGATCGTCCAGCTCGCCGGTCTCGCGATCGACGACGTGTCGGTCCTGGGCTGCCCGCGCAGCGGCACGGGCGAAGGCGGCGGTACCGGCGGCGGAAGCACCACGGGTGAGAGCGGCGCGACGGGCAGCGGCGGTGGCGGCGCGGGGACTGGCGGCGCCACGGCGACCGGAGGCGCCGTCACGAGCGGCGCAAGCACCACGGGTGAAGGCGGCGCGACGGGCAGCGGCGGTGGCGGCGCAGGGGTCGGCGGCGCCGCGGCGGGCAGCGGCGGCAGCACCACGGGCGAAGGCGGCGCGACCGGCAGCGGCGCCGGCGGCGCGGCGACCGGCGGGGCCACGGCGGTCAGCGGCGCCGGCACGAGCGGCGGCAGCACCACGGGCGAAGGCGGCGCGACGGGCAGCGGCGCCGGCGGCGCGGGGACCGGCACCCCCGCGTCGGGCACCGGCGCGGGCGCCAGCTCGAACGGCGACCCATCCGCCAGCAGCGATACGACGGGCGGCTGCGGGTGCCGCTTCGTGGGGGGTGACGAGCCCCCGTGGCCATGGCCCGCGGCGCTCGCGCTCATCGCGCTGGTCAGAATGCGTTGTAAGCGGTTGCGTTCGCAAAGCTCCTGA
- a CDS encoding DUF488 domain-containing protein, producing MANVRRRTATGRARTARVGAETADAVLLKRAYEQPEAADGYRVLVDRLWPRGVRKDTLAIDAWMKEVGPSDELRRSFGHDAARWEEFAARYREELRRQPASGLVDELVAQAKRGTLTLVYGAKDELHNQAVVLRERIEQRLRRARIRAPAAHVPAEATPRARDRALAAQHPTSSRGRALGATKARTSPARRTGPRVRSH from the coding sequence GTGGCCAACGTGAGGCGACGAACGGCGACGGGGAGGGCGCGGACTGCGCGCGTCGGTGCCGAGACGGCGGACGCGGTGCTCCTCAAGAGGGCTTACGAGCAGCCCGAAGCGGCCGACGGGTACCGTGTGCTCGTGGACAGGCTGTGGCCGCGAGGCGTGCGCAAGGACACGCTCGCGATCGACGCCTGGATGAAGGAGGTCGGGCCGAGCGACGAGCTCCGCCGCTCGTTCGGTCACGACGCTGCCCGATGGGAGGAGTTCGCGGCGCGCTATCGCGAGGAGCTCCGCCGCCAGCCGGCCTCGGGGCTCGTGGACGAGCTCGTCGCGCAGGCGAAGCGCGGGACGCTCACGCTCGTGTACGGAGCAAAGGACGAGCTCCACAACCAGGCTGTCGTCCTCCGCGAAAGGATCGAGCAGCGGTTGCGCAGGGCTCGCATCCGTGCACCGGCCGCCCACGTCCCGGCAGAGGCCACCCCCCGGGCGCGAGATCGAGCCCTCGCGGCGCAACACCCTACCTCGTCGAGGGGGCGGGCCCTGGGCGCGACGAAGGCGCGTACGTCGCCCGCGCGGCGCACCGGCCCACGCGTGCGCTCGCATTGA